The Xanthocytophaga agilis genome segment TCTGTTTTTCGTGATGGGCTACAAAAACTCAAAGAAAAGCTCACTTGTCTAGTCGATTTTCGAGAGTATCTGCTCAAGCGCTTTCCTAAAAAATCAACTATTTTTAAAATTGTCTAGTAGTATAATTATTTTTATTTTAATCAAGGCATTTCAAAGTCTCTTCTCATAGGTATATCATTCGGTATTAATCTACTACTCTGCTTATGTTTTCTTCTGATCTGGCAAATGATGCCTCTCTAAAAAATGTACTGGAGGTAGATAGCATTATGCTTTCTTTTGGTTCCAGAAACATCGTAACAGATTGTTACCTGCAATGTTGTACAGGAGATATAATGGGTCTTCTGGGGAGAAATGGCTGTGGGAAATCTTCACTGTTAAAGATTATCTTTGGAACCCTGGAGACAGAAAATAAAAGTATCCGGATCAACAAACAGGTATATACCCATCCGTATAAGGAAGGCCATCTGATAGCTTATTTACCACAACACGGTTTTTTGCCCCAAAGCCTGACACTGAAAAAAATCATAGATTTATATATTCACACCGATTCTGGCAAAACCACTTTGCTGTCAGATGAAAGGGTAAAAAGTCTTTATGCCAAACGGGTTTCTGAATTATCAGGGGGTGAACGGAGGTACTTTGAGGTGCTGTTGTTGATTAGTATGGATGTCAAATTTATCTTGCTGGATGAGCCTTTTTCCTATGTGGAGCCAATATACAGACAAACTATTATGGATTTGATTCGTAGGTACACATCTCATATAGGGTTTATCATCACCGATCATGATTACCGGAATATTATCGAAATCAGTGATCGGATTGTATTACTTACAAATGGCGTCTGTAAGCATATCAAAAACCTGGAGGAACTGGAACGGTGGGGATATCTACCACCAGGTAAACTAGAGCATTGATACAACAGACACATCCGGCAAGTATATATTTCAAGACCACTGAAGCATTCTGGTTTTGCTTCTTTTCATACTAAGGAAGCTATAAAATCAATTGGTATAAACCTGAATTACTTTTGGGTGATACAGATTTATACCAATTACATACTCTGTTTATATGCTCTACTTACCCAGCTTTCGCATTAGTTGTAAGTGAACTCCTACCGAATAGGGACGCAATCCAAATGGAGCTTGCTGAGTATAGGTAGATTCCAACGAATAATTAAATGCAGGCATGATCGTTAATTCGTAGTTGTGATTCAACATGTAGTTGTAGCCAATACCCGCCAGAATAGTATAGTTTACCTGCTTTAATACATTCTCTTTTGAAGGAAATGTAGTCGTTTGATCCAATTGGCCGTTTACATACTGACGAGTCTGGCCTTTGAGTAACAAATTGACACCACTTCCCATAGTCAGATTAAACCTGTGGCGTCCATTCGCCTTAAAATAATAAGTAGCAGCTATTCTAAGTCCACTATAGGTATAATCGCTTACTACCTGTCTCTGTCCGGTTTCATATACGGGTGTTATCGTAACCTGATTTGGAGCAGTCACTGTACGAATAAGTTCCTCAATGTGATCTGTTCTGTAGGAATAGCCTAGCTTCTCACTAAGTTGAGATACCATCAGATGACTTTCCACTGAAAATCTCTTCGTAATGTATCTGCGTACATTCAGCCCCCATACATACTCCAGACGATCTTTGAGAGAAGAGTTAGCATTATTCATCCGGATGATCACAATATCATCTGAGGTGGATGGAACAAATGTTCGGAAGGTATAACGTGGTGCGACAAACAGACCGACAGACCATCCAGCTCTATTTTCAGAGGGAATAGTAGGTTTAATCGGAGACTCTACTTGTGGTATACTGTCAGGTTGAAATCTTGGTGTAATAGCAGGTAGTCTAACGGCTCCGGTTTGTTGAAGTGTAATATCCCGGAATGCCAGGGAATGGATAGAAGGCACAAACAGTTCAACAGAATCGTTACCTGTTCCTTTTCTGAAGTCATTATCCTTTTGAATAGGAGTACCCTGTTTTATAGAATGTGTGACGGCTGTATGTACTGGTTCATTCAAAACCTTTGCATCCGGTCTTCGGACTGAATTACCTCGTTTACGATACAATTTCTTTTTGGATGTATTGGCTACTATTGTCAAATCATCTGATGGAGAATCCGCAGGTAGTTCTGAAAACTGAGTTCTGGTAACTGTTTTTAGTGTTTTATGGCGATCAGTAAGCAGAGTACTTCCTTCTCCGGATGTCTCTGATGGTTTAGTCTTGTTTTTAGATTTGGAAATAGTTATAGTTGGTTTATTAACAGATCGTATAGGTTTTCTGTTTGCTGATGCTACCTTTTCTTGTTGAGTGGATAATATATGTAAAGATGGTGTATCTGCTGATTCTGTATTTTGAGTTTTATTGTTTTTATGAGTTGACTCTGTTACCGGACGATTATTTCCTGCCATTTCAGGAGCAGGTTTGTTTAGTGAGATATGATCTCTATACTTTATCAGCAAAGCAACTGTTCCTGTGACCAACAGCAGTACTGCCAGCCAGCCAAACAGACGCCAGCGACGCTTAGGTTGTATCTCTGCCTGAATAGATGCCCAACCTTGCACAGGGGGCTCCTCTTCGAGTTCCATCATTTTGCGACGGATTTCTTCCAGTTCTTTTTCGTTCAGCATTTCTCAGAGATTGAATATTTATGCAAAAGATCCTTTAGATAATTTTTCGCTTTTGCCAGCTGGGACTTGGAAGTTCCTTCGGCAATCTGGAGCATATCGGCAATTTCACGATGGGTGAATCCTTCTACTACATATAAATTAAATACCAGTCGATACCCTTCTGGTAACTGATTGATGAGTGCCAGCAATTCCTGACTGCTGATCTGGCTTACTATATCATCCTCTGCCGGAGAGCTTTCTTCTACCAGACTATAGTCAAGATGATCCTGGTATTTACGGTTTTTGTGGTAATGGTTAATCGCAGTATTCACAAAAATACGTCGTAACCATCCTTCAAAAGAGCCCCCATTGTATGTGCGAATATTGGCAAACACCCTGACAAAGGCTTCGTGGAATATATCTTCTGCCTCAAACCGGGACCGTGTGTAACGCATACAAACAGCCATCATCTTACGGGAATAGAGCTGATACAGCTTTTCCTGAAAAGCTGGTTTTTGCTGCTGACATCCCGCAATGATTTCCTGTTCTGAATGCACGTAGTTTAAAGTTAAAAAGGAGTAATGTTGCTATTATAGTTGGTTCGATTCCGCTGGTATTAGTTAACTTTCACCTTTACAATCACCTCCAGATAGGTATTGTAATTCTGGTCCGGATAAACCCGATAGCGAAACGAATCTTCACCAGTAAAATCTTTCGGTGGCTGGTATACATAAATGGTGTTTTTATAACTACCTGCATACTCAATAGTACGAAATGTGCCTAGCTGCGGTGCATAGACAGACCTGCCAGCCATTGGACAGATGATATCATTTTCAAATATCCGGATGCCTTTTGGTGTATTTCGGGTTGTTTGCAGAGAGTCTGCCCTCACAACATTGGTACAGTTATTGGGATCCAGAGGGACTTCTATATGAAGCCGTATTTTTTGTGTTTTGCAGGTACTTTCACTACATGCCTGATAGGTCAGACTGTCTGTCCCGAAGAATTCAGTATCAGGCTGATAATAAGTATCACCATCGGGTTGTACACTCAGTGTGCCATGAACGGGCTGACCAAAGGTAACAGTAACAGCTGTTTTCAGGCTATCATTTCCGAGTGGGTCCATCCGTATAATTCCACCTCCACCAAAGGCATAGACATCATCCTCATATAACTCGAAGTTATCAGATGATCCGGGGATTATATCTTCCGGAGTTGTACACCCTCCCAATAAAAACAAGAGTACAAGACTTCCCGTCAGGGCTCCCAGATGGCGCAAAGAGCTTTTCATTATACTTGACAATTTTAGTAAATTCCAGACACGCACAAATGCTTTCTGTGAGAGAAGACAGAATCTGTCAATGAACGGTTGCCTGAGAGGATTTTTTATTTTGAAATTTTTTAAGTATTGCGGAGAGACTGGATCGGGTGCAATGATAACTGCCCACTAAAAGGGTTACAAAGAAGGGTTTCCAGAGGGAGGAGCTATTCAGGAACCAAGGCAAATTAGTGTAATGCTCTTTTCTTCGTCTTTGTCAGTTGCTTAACGTACCAAAGCTAACCGACACGGATCTCATTGTGGTGAGGCAATGGACTTTAGCAGAGTCGGTGGAAGGATTTGTTGTTCGGGCGGTCCAGGTATTGCCAAAGGCGGGATTTTTACCACAAAAGCTCAATTGAACAACAAAAGTTGAACCTTGTGCGAAATCTCCAATCGAAGTGGTTCAGTCCCCCGCTTTGGGCAATACCTTGGTATGGGCAATTTTTTATTTCTTCTCTACTGATAAAGTCGTTAGCAACACTGCCAATTCGTTTAGTGTCATAGTGAAACCTCCCTGGAAACCCATTTCAATCATCTGTTCCATTCTTTCAAGAGATTCGTTGTAAATAGTAATGCTAACTTTAGTTATTCCATTTTGCTCACTGAAATTCAAATCCCAATTCGAACCTGGCAAATGAGGATTTTCGTCTTTGTCTGCAAATACACTTACATATTTGAAGTTAGTTTTGGGGCTAATGGACGTATAGTCTTGTATTTGCCAGCTTTCGTGTCCTTCCGGGCTAACCATTGCATAAAATCTTCGTCCGCCGACTTTGAACTCCATTGATTTGGTTTTGGAAACCCACGGTTTGGGTGCCCACCATTGGTCAAGGATTTCTTTTTTCGTAAATGCGTCCCAAACAAGTGAAAGCTCGGCATCAAACTCTCTTGTTACGAATACAGATTTGGTTGATTTGTCAACCGTAAAGTCAAATAGTAAATTATTCATTTTTATTGTTTTTTAGTTTTACTAATACATCGTCTAGCTGATTATATCGAGTCTCCCAGATTTTTCGGAATTGCTCCATCCACTTGTCTACTTCTTTTAATTTGTCAATTTCAAGTGAGTAGTAGATTTCTCTTCCTTTTTGTTCTTGTTTGACAAGTTCGCATTCTGTTAAAATGCGTAAATGTTTTGACACGGCTTGTCGTGTCGTGTTGAAGTTGTCGGCAATGGCATTTGGTGTCATTGCCTGTAATGCAATTAAGCCGATTATGGCTCGTCTCGTTGGGTCTGCAACGGCTTGAAAAATATCTCTACGCATATGCCTGTTTGTTTTAATGAAACCGATTGGTTGCAAATGTATATGCAACTTTTCGGTTTCGCAATTTTTTTTAAAAAATTTAAGTAGGTCAACAAATTTACTTATCCTGATACCGGTATATGCTGACTTATCCGCATAAAAAGTTGCTTCGTAACCTGTAATCTTGCTGTCAATAAATTATTTTATTTTTTTTATTCTCCGGGCAACCATCCTTCTTCGCTTCCTGTCTTACCTCCAAATTCATTATTCAATACACCACACAGTTAACAACTTAACACTACACATTTATGAAAACTATGAAGGTACTATGTATAGCAGCAATTGTATTTTCTGCTATCTCTTTTTCATCCTGCAAGAAAGATTCTATTATTCTGCCTGATACAGAGCACTCGTCAGACAAGCCTGGTGATTCAGAATCTCCACAGGATACGATTCCATCCGATACCATTCCGCAAGACACAATCCCAACTGACAGTGGAGATACGGAACAGCCACAGGGGCCAGGCAACCTGTTGAGTCAGATGGGTACAATCAAACTTAGCTATGATGCTACCTATCAACTGACCGGATATGATTCGTATAGCAACATAGGATATACCATTGTATATGAGAATGGCCGTCCTGTTCGTCTCAACTTTACCAAACATCCTTCGTATGCGATTTACACGTATGAAGGA includes the following:
- a CDS encoding ATP-binding cassette domain-containing protein, translated to MFSSDLANDASLKNVLEVDSIMLSFGSRNIVTDCYLQCCTGDIMGLLGRNGCGKSSLLKIIFGTLETENKSIRINKQVYTHPYKEGHLIAYLPQHGFLPQSLTLKKIIDLYIHTDSGKTTLLSDERVKSLYAKRVSELSGGERRYFEVLLLISMDVKFILLDEPFSYVEPIYRQTIMDLIRRYTSHIGFIITDHDYRNIIEISDRIVLLTNGVCKHIKNLEELERWGYLPPGKLEH
- a CDS encoding outer membrane beta-barrel protein — translated: MLNEKELEEIRRKMMELEEEPPVQGWASIQAEIQPKRRWRLFGWLAVLLLVTGTVALLIKYRDHISLNKPAPEMAGNNRPVTESTHKNNKTQNTESADTPSLHILSTQQEKVASANRKPIRSVNKPTITISKSKNKTKPSETSGEGSTLLTDRHKTLKTVTRTQFSELPADSPSDDLTIVANTSKKKLYRKRGNSVRRPDAKVLNEPVHTAVTHSIKQGTPIQKDNDFRKGTGNDSVELFVPSIHSLAFRDITLQQTGAVRLPAITPRFQPDSIPQVESPIKPTIPSENRAGWSVGLFVAPRYTFRTFVPSTSDDIVIIRMNNANSSLKDRLEYVWGLNVRRYITKRFSVESHLMVSQLSEKLGYSYRTDHIEELIRTVTAPNQVTITPVYETGQRQVVSDYTYSGLRIAATYYFKANGRHRFNLTMGSGVNLLLKGQTRQYVNGQLDQTTTFPSKENVLKQVNYTILAGIGYNYMLNHNYELTIMPAFNYSLESTYTQQAPFGLRPYSVGVHLQLMRKLGK
- a CDS encoding sigma-70 family RNA polymerase sigma factor, whose protein sequence is MHSEQEIIAGCQQQKPAFQEKLYQLYSRKMMAVCMRYTRSRFEAEDIFHEAFVRVFANIRTYNGGSFEGWLRRIFVNTAINHYHKNRKYQDHLDYSLVEESSPAEDDIVSQISSQELLALINQLPEGYRLVFNLYVVEGFTHREIADMLQIAEGTSKSQLAKAKNYLKDLLHKYSISEKC
- a CDS encoding Ig-like domain-containing protein, giving the protein MKSSLRHLGALTGSLVLLFLLGGCTTPEDIIPGSSDNFELYEDDVYAFGGGGIIRMDPLGNDSLKTAVTVTFGQPVHGTLSVQPDGDTYYQPDTEFFGTDSLTYQACSESTCKTQKIRLHIEVPLDPNNCTNVVRADSLQTTRNTPKGIRIFENDIICPMAGRSVYAPQLGTFRTIEYAGSYKNTIYVYQPPKDFTGEDSFRYRVYPDQNYNTYLEVIVKVKVN
- a CDS encoding SRPBCC domain-containing protein, translating into MNNLLFDFTVDKSTKSVFVTREFDAELSLVWDAFTKKEILDQWWAPKPWVSKTKSMEFKVGGRRFYAMVSPEGHESWQIQDYTSISPKTNFKYVSVFADKDENPHLPGSNWDLNFSEQNGITKVSITIYNESLERMEQMIEMGFQGGFTMTLNELAVLLTTLSVEKK
- a CDS encoding metalloregulator ArsR/SmtB family transcription factor, encoding MRRDIFQAVADPTRRAIIGLIALQAMTPNAIADNFNTTRQAVSKHLRILTECELVKQEQKGREIYYSLEIDKLKEVDKWMEQFRKIWETRYNQLDDVLVKLKNNKNE